The proteins below come from a single Mercenaria mercenaria strain notata chromosome 3, MADL_Memer_1, whole genome shotgun sequence genomic window:
- the LOC123525927 gene encoding uncharacterized protein LOC123525927, producing MTRKVEQLLNVPVTCMISGTAAEFTGHLYDTKSGTAAEFPSNLYDTKSGTAAEFPSHLYDTKSGTAAEFPSHLHDTKGGTAAEFPSHLYDTKSGTAAECSSHLYDTKSGTAAEFPIHLHDTKGGTAAEFSSYLHDTKSGTAAECSSHLYDTKSGTAAEFPSQLYDTKSETAAECSSHLYDTKSGTAAEFPSHL from the coding sequence ATGACAAGAAAAGTGGAACAGCTGCTGAATGTTCCAGTCACCTGTATGATAAGTGGAACAGCTGCTGAATTTACCGGTCACCTGTATGACACGAAAAGTGGAACAGCTGCTGAATTTCCCAGTAACCTGTATGACACGAAAAGCGGAACAGCTGCTGAATTTCCCAGTCACCTGTATGACACGAAAAGTGGAACAGCTGCTGAATTTCCCAGTCACCTGCATGACACGAAAGGTGGAACAGCTGCTGAATTTCCCAGTCACCTGTATGACACGAAAAGTGGAACAGCTGCTGAATGTTCCAGTCACCTGTATGACACGAAAAGTGGAACAGCTGCTGAATTTCCCATTCACCTGCATGACACGAAAGGTGGAACAGCTGCTGAATTTTCCAGTTACCTGCATGACACGAAAAGTGGAACAGCTGCTGAATGTTCCAGTCACCTGTATGACACGAAAAGCGGAACAGCTGCTGAATTTCCCAGTCAGCTGTATGACACGAAAAGTGAAACAGCTGCTGAATGTTCCAGTCACCTGTATGACACGAAAAGCGGAACAGCTGCTGAATTTCCCAGTCACCTGTAG